The Archangium primigenium genomic interval TCGTCGTTCCTTCTGAATGGAGTTGGTCTGGAGCTCAGAGTCCCGGAGGGACTCTAGCCCTGGCGCTGCTTGTGCCGGGGGTTGGAGGCGCAGATGATGCGCACGATACCCTTGCGACGGACAACCTTGCACTTGTCGCAGATCTTCTTGACGGACGCCCGAACCTTCATGGCGGTACTTCCCTTCCTTCGTTTTAGAAGAAAAAAGCCCTGAAGGCCTGGCCGCCACTGAGCGGAACCAGGCCCTTGCTACTTCGCTCGGTAGGTAATCCGGCCCCGGGTCAAATCGTACGGGGACAGCTCCACCTTCACCTTGTCGCCCGGGAGGATACGGATGAAGTGCATCCGCATCTTCCCCGAGATGTGCGCGAGCACCTTGTGGCCATTGTCCAGCACCACGCGGAACATCGCGTTCGGGAGGGGCTCCATGACCGTCCCCTCGACTTCGATGGAATCATCCTTCGGCAATCA includes:
- the rpmJ gene encoding 50S ribosomal protein L36 gives rise to the protein MKVRASVKKICDKCKVVRRKGIVRIICASNPRHKQRQG
- the infA gene encoding translation initiation factor IF-1 → MPKDDSIEVEGTVMEPLPNAMFRVVLDNGHKVLAHISGKMRMHFIRILPGDKVKVELSPYDLTRGRITYRAK